A part of Sinorhizobium chiapasense genomic DNA contains:
- the aat gene encoding leucyl/phenylalanyl-tRNA--protein transferase has protein sequence MKGTRSKQPDITPDMLLRAYSIGLFPMADSADDPELFWVEPEIRGIIPLDSFHISRSLAKTIRRHPFKIRYNTAFEAVIDGCARPAPDRPTTWINDKIRSLYAALHRMGYAHSVEAWQDKALVGGLYGVSLGAAFFGESMFSLRTDASKICLVHLVERLRAKGFQLLDTQFTTEHLKSFGAIDVPKAEYEILLAKAMASRDLTF, from the coding sequence TTGAAAGGGACGCGCAGCAAACAACCGGACATAACGCCGGACATGTTGTTGCGCGCCTATTCGATCGGCCTCTTCCCGATGGCCGACTCGGCCGACGACCCGGAACTCTTCTGGGTCGAGCCGGAAATACGCGGGATCATACCGCTCGATTCCTTTCACATTTCACGCAGCCTGGCGAAGACTATCCGTCGGCACCCGTTCAAGATCCGCTACAACACCGCTTTCGAAGCAGTGATCGATGGATGCGCGAGGCCCGCGCCGGACCGGCCGACGACCTGGATCAACGACAAGATCCGTTCGCTCTACGCCGCCCTTCACCGTATGGGCTACGCTCACAGCGTCGAAGCATGGCAGGATAAGGCCCTTGTAGGCGGCCTCTATGGGGTCTCGCTCGGTGCCGCCTTCTTCGGCGAGAGCATGTTCTCGCTGCGCACCGATGCCTCGAAGATTTGCCTCGTCCATCTTGTCGAACGGCTGCGGGCGAAGGGATTTCAACTCCTCGACACGCAGTTCACGACCGAGCACCTGAAATCCTTCGGTGCAATCGACGTGCCCAAAGCTGAGTACGAGATTTTGCTGGCGAAAGCGATGGCCTCGCGGGATCTGACGTTTTAG
- the accC gene encoding acetyl-CoA carboxylase biotin carboxylase subunit: MISKILIANRGEIALRVLRACKELGIATVAVHSTADSDAMHVRLADESVCIGPPPSRESYLNIHQIVAACEITGADAVHPGYGFLSENAKFADILDAHDITFIGPTAEHIRLMGDKITAKKTAEALGIPVVPGSEGEVKPENALEVARQIGFPVLIKATAGGGGRGMKVARTEADLEHAVATARAEAAAAFGNDAVYMEKFLGKPRHIEVQIVGDGEGNAIHLGERDCSLQRRHQKVWEEANSPALNVDQRMKIGQICADAMKKMKYRGAGTIEFLYEDGEFYFIEMNTRLQVEHPITEAITGIDLVHEQIRVASGAGLSVKQEDVVFSGHAIECRINAEDPRTFVPSPGTITHFHAPGGLGVRVDSGAYQGYRIPPYYDSLIGKLIVHGRTRVECMMRLRRVLDEFVIDGIKTTLPLFQDLINNQDIANGDYDIHWLEHHLAATSA; encoded by the coding sequence ATGATCTCGAAAATCCTCATTGCCAATCGCGGCGAAATCGCCCTGCGGGTGCTGCGCGCCTGCAAGGAGCTCGGCATCGCAACCGTTGCCGTGCATTCGACGGCTGACAGCGACGCGATGCATGTTCGTCTCGCGGACGAAAGCGTCTGCATCGGACCGCCGCCGTCGCGCGAGAGCTATCTGAATATTCATCAGATCGTCGCCGCCTGTGAAATCACCGGCGCGGATGCCGTGCATCCCGGCTACGGCTTCCTGTCGGAGAACGCCAAGTTCGCGGACATCCTCGACGCCCACGACATCACTTTCATCGGCCCGACGGCCGAGCACATCCGTTTGATGGGTGACAAGATCACCGCCAAGAAGACGGCCGAAGCGCTGGGCATTCCAGTCGTTCCCGGCTCCGAGGGCGAGGTGAAGCCCGAGAACGCCCTTGAGGTTGCCCGCCAGATCGGCTTCCCGGTGCTGATCAAGGCGACGGCTGGCGGCGGCGGGCGCGGGATGAAGGTTGCAAGAACCGAAGCTGATCTCGAGCATGCCGTCGCGACGGCGCGCGCCGAAGCGGCAGCAGCGTTCGGCAACGACGCCGTCTATATGGAAAAGTTTCTCGGCAAGCCGCGCCATATCGAAGTCCAGATCGTCGGCGACGGCGAAGGCAATGCGATCCATCTCGGCGAGCGCGACTGCTCGCTGCAGCGCCGTCACCAGAAGGTCTGGGAAGAAGCCAACTCCCCTGCCCTCAACGTCGACCAGCGCATGAAGATCGGCCAGATCTGTGCCGATGCGATGAAAAAGATGAAATATCGCGGCGCCGGCACGATCGAGTTCCTCTACGAGGACGGCGAGTTCTATTTCATCGAAATGAACACGCGACTGCAGGTAGAGCATCCGATTACCGAAGCAATCACCGGCATCGATCTCGTGCACGAGCAGATTCGCGTCGCGTCCGGCGCCGGTCTCTCAGTCAAGCAGGAAGATGTCGTCTTCTCGGGCCACGCGATCGAGTGCCGCATCAATGCGGAGGACCCGCGTACCTTCGTTCCCTCCCCGGGCACAATCACGCATTTCCACGCGCCGGGCGGCCTCGGCGTGCGCGTCGACAGCGGCGCCTATCAGGGCTACCGCATTCCGCCCTATTACGACAGTCTGATCGGCAAGCTGATCGTACACGGCCGGACGCGCGTCGAGTGCATGATGCGGCTTCGCCGCGTGCTCGATGAGTTCGTCATCGACGGCATCAAGACGACGCTGCCGCTGTTCCAGGACCTGATCAATAATCAGGACATCGCCAACGGTGACTATGACATCCACTGGCTGGAGCATCATCTGGCCGCAACATCCGCATAG
- the aroQ gene encoding type II 3-dehydroquinate dehydratase translates to MPSTIFVLNGPNLNALGKREPGIYGGQTLSDIEAMCKSEGKVLGFDVDFRQSNHEGTLVDWLHEAGDKAAGVAINPGAYGHTSIAMHDAIRAITVPVVELHLSNIHAREEFRHKSMIAPAVKGVICGFGAQSYILALHALKNLTDKSK, encoded by the coding sequence ATGCCCTCGACGATTTTTGTGCTGAACGGCCCCAACCTGAACGCGCTCGGCAAGCGCGAACCGGGCATTTATGGCGGCCAAACGCTCTCCGATATCGAGGCCATGTGCAAGTCGGAGGGAAAGGTGCTGGGCTTCGACGTCGATTTCCGACAATCGAACCACGAAGGCACCCTTGTCGACTGGCTGCACGAAGCCGGCGACAAGGCCGCGGGCGTCGCGATCAACCCCGGCGCCTATGGCCACACGTCGATTGCGATGCATGACGCAATTCGTGCGATTACGGTTCCCGTGGTGGAACTGCATCTTTCCAATATCCACGCGCGCGAGGAATTCCGCCACAAGTCGATGATCGCCCCAGCCGTCAAGGGTGTGATCTGCGGCTTCGGCGCACAGAGTTACATTCTGGCGCTGCATGCGCTAAAGAACCTGACGGACAAGTCGAAATAA
- the accB gene encoding acetyl-CoA carboxylase biotin carboxyl carrier protein → MAEKKPGIDQALIRDLANILKDTDLTEIEVEQEDLRIRVSRNGTPVAMSMPAMPTYQAPLPVAAAQPAVAPQPAAESGRSSKNAVTAPMVGTAYLSPAPGARPFIEVGAMVKEGQTILIIEAMKTMNQIPAPRAGKVTEILVQDAAPVEYGEPLIVIE, encoded by the coding sequence ATGGCTGAAAAGAAACCGGGTATCGACCAGGCGCTGATCCGCGATCTCGCCAATATCCTCAAGGATACCGACCTGACCGAGATCGAAGTGGAGCAGGAAGACTTGCGCATCCGCGTTTCGCGCAACGGAACGCCTGTCGCGATGTCGATGCCGGCAATGCCCACCTACCAGGCCCCGCTCCCGGTTGCCGCCGCGCAGCCCGCCGTGGCACCTCAGCCGGCTGCCGAGAGCGGCCGCAGCTCCAAGAATGCCGTAACCGCCCCCATGGTCGGGACGGCCTATCTGTCTCCGGCCCCCGGCGCCCGCCCCTTCATCGAAGTCGGCGCGATGGTCAAGGAAGGCCAGACAATCCTGATCATCGAGGCGATGAAAACGATGAACCAGATTCCGGCACCACGCGCCGGCAAGGTCACCGAAATTCTCGTTCAGGACGCGGCCCCGGTCGAATATGGCGAACCCCTGATCGTGATCGAGTAA